The Salvia miltiorrhiza cultivar Shanhuang (shh) chromosome 1, IMPLAD_Smil_shh, whole genome shotgun sequence genome has a window encoding:
- the LOC131006804 gene encoding uncharacterized protein LOC131006804: protein MHVTSKMGFHSNGGEESYDTKASKLNIGLSTQPKQRKKLGSILNLEEYENDLHPRAVKDAEKSKGFHQKQHDERKLCKSEEVVRYMSCLPSYLERGENPEKLFNIGVLDWGQLEKWQHSNADILGINVEPSPSSSTSSSFVSSKASSSRPSSKNTMSHHHRKLNRPSTSTGCRSSALELLAGGGETLPKHRNDSNNLLRVQQDLLQATQSSNLDRANWQKDSRRLDPSLQKVTKLRSRPSETDSIVSGFKGNGTLRKGEASKAKEQVRSSGINALDSSERCKTRVPKSTNDPGHGHFAACHQSDSSESDKSRLLEENHFDGGPDAKVSHNNLRSDDNHFYSMFNEHGKTRDSQVEKSFKEVRRLDSQSGEEHTIPFTQSVSISPARRRNLEKKNSVSKPRNLAQDEIIQMKVDGLESTKVRNPSPTRRFTFGKSSNSNSSDIPTQVLDILPDSKATSTSACSNYSAGGKSNATSRARSSPLRRLLDPLLKPKGVESREFARSSERNPSARERSLKSSSGQRESRALLSVKSTVDLKCFRKDHIGRSHHTQKNGTSSMQALLQIAVTTNGLPLFKFTVDNCRDILAATVKELSSKEHMRGWIYTFFSFSDTKKKHAQWINQGSKDNNQSIVSNIVAQMKVSDIVDTDSTGKRHDKSSGREFVLSAVGSREADQTADCLPCDELAAVVVKYPERVCGQLNQSTRGLKEPFQRGIERSSSRDDEGNESGSDGPFSTTVILPGGHHGVPSKGEPSPLIKRWKSGGSCDCGGWDLGCQLTVLAGSNQRFNSIKSHQSTAVKLFSQEEGERPMFVLSPFEEGIFSIEFDSSLKLIQAFSIAIAVAHSGRSVLLSSRVVGETENSVSKIINRAQVEVTAKYASNPPLSPVARV, encoded by the exons ATGCATGTTACTAGCAAGATGGGGTTTCATTCAAATGGTGGTGAGGAGTCATATGATACAAAAGCGAGTAAATTAAATATCGGTTTGTCAACCCAACCGAAACAGAGGAAGAAACTGGGGTCCATTTTGAACTTGGAGGAATATGAGAATGATTTACATCCACGAGCTGTGAAGGATGCAGAAAAATCTAAAGGGTTTCATCAGAAGCAACACGACGAAAGAAAGTTGTGCAAAAGTGAAGAAGTTGTTAGGTACATGTCATGTTTACCTAGTTATTTGGAGAGAGGAGAAAATCCGGAGAAACTTTTCAACATTGGGGTCCTTGATTGGGGCCAACTAGAGAAGTGGCAACATAGCAATGCTGATATCTTGGGTATAAATGTCGAGCCTTCACCTTCCAGTAGTACCTCTTCATCATTTGTCTCCTCCAAAGCGTCATCATCCCGTCCTAGCAGCAAGAACACTATGTCTCATCATCATCGGAAACTAAATCGTCCCTCAACTTCAACTGGATGCCGTTCAAGTGCCTTGGAACTTCTTGCTGGGGGTGGAGAAACACTCCCCAAGCACAGGAATGACTCAAATAATCTCTTAAGGGTGCAGCAGGATTTGTTGCAAGCAACTCAGTCTTCTAATCTGGACAGGGCGAACTGGCAAAAAGATAGCAGACGTCTAGACCCGTCCCTGCAGAAAGTTACTAAGCTAAGGTCGCGGCCTTCTGAAACTGATAGCATCGTATCTGGTTTTAAAGGGAATGGAACCCTTCGCAAAGGCGAAGCTTCGAAAGCCAAAGAGCAGGTTCGCAGTTCTGGCATTAACgctcttgattcctctgaaaGATGCAAAACAAGAGTCCCCAAGTCAACAAATGATCCAGGACATGGACATTTTGCTGCATGCCATCAATCTGATTCATCTGAAAGCGACAAAAGCCGATTGCTTGAAGAAAATCACTTTGATGGAGGACCTGATGCGAAGGTCTCTCATAATAATTTAAGATCTGATGATAACCATTTCTACTCCATGTTCAATGAACATGGCAAGACAAGGGACTCACAAGTTGAGAAATCTTTCAAAGAAGTAAGGCGTCTCGACTCCCAGTCTGGTGAAGAACATACAATCCCGTTTACTCAAAGTGTGTCAATTAGTCCTGCTAGAAGGAGGAATCTGGAAAAGAAGAACTCGGTCTCAAAGCCAAGAAACTTAGCTCAAGACGAAATTATCCAGATGAAAGTGGATGGCTTGGAATCGACCAAGGTCAGGAATCCGTCACCAACTCGAAGATTCACCTTTGGCAAGAGTTCCAACTCAAACTCGTCAGATATACCGACACAAGTTTTGGATATCCTACCTGATTCAAAGGCAACTTCTACTTCAGCTTGCTCAAATTATTCAGCTGGTGGCAAATCAAATGCTACTAGCAGAGCCAGATCTAGTCCCCTGAGAAGGCTACTTGACCCATTATTGAAGCCAAAGGGTGTCGAATCTCGCGAGTTTGCTCGATCATCTGAGAGAAATCCATCAGCAAGAGAGAGGAGCTTGAAGTCGTCCAGTGGCCAAAGAGAATCTCGAGCTTTGCTTTCTGTTAAAAGTACAGTTGATTTAAAGTGCTTCAGAAAGGATCATATTGGTAGATCACATCATACGCAGAAGAATGGAACATCATCAATGCAAGCTCTCCTGCAAATAGCTGTAACAACGAATGGTCTTCCGCTATTCAAATTTACAGTTGATAATTGCCGTGATATTTTAGCAGCAACGGTTAAAGAATTAAGTTCGAAGGAGCATATGCGCGGATGGATCTATACATTTTTCTCTTTCAGTGACACTAAGAAAAAACATGCTCAGTGGATCAACCAAGGAAGCAAAGACAATAACCAAAGTATTGTATCAAACATTGTCGCACAGATGAAGGTCTCTGACATTGTGGACACTGATTCAACTGGGAAAAGACATGATAAATCTAGTGGAAGGGAGTTTGTTTTGTCGGCTGTGGGGTCACGAGAGGCAGATCAGACAGCAGACTGTTTGCCATGCGATGAGCTTGCTGCTGTTGTGGTAAAGTATCCAGAAAGGGTTTGTGGACAGTTAAACCAATCAACGAGAGGCTTGAAAGAGCCATTTCAACGAGGCATAGAACGTTCAAGTTCACGAGATGATGAAGGGAATGAATCTGGAAGTGATGGCCCTTTTAGCACAACGGTTATCCTTCCCGGTGGTCATCACGGGGTGCCTAGCAAAGGAGAACCTTCACCGCTGATCAAAAGATGGAAATCGGGTGGATCATGTGACTGCGGAGGCTGGGATTTGGGCTGTCAGTTAACAGTTCTTGCTGGCAGCAATCAGAGATTCAACTCAATCAAATCCCACCAGTCAACTGCTGTGAAGCTTTTCTCTCAG GAAGAAGGTGAACGGCCAATGTTCGTCTTGTCGCCATTTGAGGAAGGGATCTTCTCAATCGAGTTTGATTCATCGCTCAAACTGATACAAGCATTCTCCATTGCCATAGCAGTTGCGCACAGCGGCAGATCGGTGTTGTTATCGTCAAGAGTGGTTGGAGAAACCGAAAACAGCGTGTCGAAAATCATCAACAGAGCTCAGGTGGAGGTTACTGCAAAATATGCCTCAAATCCTCCTCTTTCCCCTGTTGCTAGAGTCTGA